TTTTCATTTTTCcatttctttattttgattaatgttttaaattaattttaattggtaaaaatatatgtattacTTTACCTGTCTCGGTTATATCggcattttttttataatacaatactaaaatatacatttatggtgattcatttatattttatgtgtCATTTTTAGTGTGAAATAAATGTAATGCATATATTTGATATGAAAGTTTATGTAAAATCAAAGagataagaaaatttattgcATGACTGAGTCATGTTAATGGTAACACATACTTTTATTAAGTAATGATTGAAATTCTTTCAAGCTCAAAGATAGCTTTTAAtcatgtatattttattaacttgttttttattttattctattttgaaagggtattaaaaaattgtttttgtttGAATGTTGTGATGCATGTGTCTATCGTCCCGTCGAGCTCAcacttttattttctttttttatattttttctttgaaTAAAAAAGAGAATAGAGTGATGATTGgaagtataaaataattaagaaGCGGGGTAGAATAAATACTAGATCagtaaattttttgtcaATATAAAGTTATGTTAATTCAATTCAGTATTAGTAAacagaaaaaatttataaagacattcttgttattttttaaattcctctctttatataattttattatcattatcaatttttaatacgaattatattaaataaacatatcTTAAAACAtatctttaattatttttattctttttccAATTACTGGTAATTAATTGACTGAAAATGTCTATTACAACACATTTCAAAGGTTTCGTAAATTGAAATATACAATACCTAAAATATATgttgattattttaatgcctttatattaaatattcgtctaaataaatatagtaaTTATTCAAGTTTTAGTTTTGTAATACCATAAtggtaatatttataatccACATGACACCAAAAATCATTGTATTTTTGATAGATAAAAGcgtagaaataattttactggtttatttttttaaacttattacTTTGTTTGAATTTTGTTttgaatttaatattaaaatatatttatcaaaaaaaaagggGATGCTCAAGacttattatcaaaatattaaaattttattattttatttatttattacctttcgtttcttttatttaatattttcttctttttaatgttaacaTACCGAGTTAACTACTTTAAATTGAATTGAAGGAATTTATGTTATTTGATTAATTAAAACCTATTTACTATAATTacaaacttttaaattatgtttataaaataaatttctagttaactaattttataatacaaatcttaaatgttttttttttctttcctGTGTTAATATGAAATAATATACTTCCTCAAACGTACTTaatacataatattattttaacattttattctTCGGTACTTTTAATTATGATAACTTGTTTAACTCGATTTAgtgtaaatatttaataattcttatattattaaagttgtttattgtaaaattatttgtaataataaattttctccAGGTATCTCTTTATTTCTTTACATTTTACAGCATATTATTATGTactttttgtaaatattgtATTTGTAAGTGTAAAAAACGACccaatttaattataatattttactatcCTCAAAATTGACTTCTgtgtttatattaaattttaaagtaccttgttttaatgatatattatttattttattcatcaGACATTTCtttcatcttttttattgatGTTTGAActatatattgtttaaagaactttttacataaatagatgtcatttttactataatgatttttttttaactacgtttaaaaatcttttaatatatttaaataaatgaacttgtttttttctttaaaaaatttaatatattgtttatttatttaaaatatctgttttttttatcactactttttaatgcttttaattgattttatatcatataaaaaacttaactattatttaaacaattataattatttgtttttctaaatattgaCCTTTTAAGtgtttgttttattaaaaattatctgataaatatatttatcatctgacacttagttttttttttatattgttaatataataaaaaaaattattattttgtattccttgattttaaaaatcatgaTAACAAAGCTCAAATACCATACATATCAAaacttattataaaataatcatcTCATAAAATACATTCATTTTTGGTGTATTAAATTACTAcataattaaacaaaaaacttgtacaaaaaaaattgttgatgATATTAAAGAAAGGGCATtctcattaaatatatttcgtcataaaaaattactttattctcttaattttttaatataaatatatatatatatataataatggtaagtaaattaattttattttatttttcatccATTTGATTACTgataagtttttaaataatgtcttatcatttaataattattattattactttaataatactttagTAATTTGACTTTgaattgtataattttaatataaaaaatgttattatcgTAATAAATGTAATGTGAAAAAACTGTCTATGTgtgatatataattttatagttttcatttttagttgtacaagaaaaaattaaaatctgataataatacttataaagatagtattataaaaatatttcattctgataaaaaaaattctattatatttctaatcatgtctaaaaaaaagtttttttctaaaattgctaaatttcttaaaaaagaaagtatgtttataatatttatttttagtatataataaatattacttttaagaTGATAGTAAAAAATTGGAAAAACTTAGAGTTGCAAGACATAAAAGGCAACGGGCTCCAAGTGCTTTATCTGATCAATTATACAATTATGAACCAATGCCAACAATTTATGAGGTAGATGAGTATGATACAATATCAGTTGACTCAGCAACTTTTAATGAATCATTTGACTCAGGAAGAAGGGACTCAGCATTTTCTGTATCATATGGTAGTGATAGTGGTCATAGTTCAATAAGTACTGCTTCATCTAAATCATCAAATTTAGATACAAATTCTGattcaaattataaattaaaaaattttaaaaataataatatttctataacTAAAACATGCTCATCTATTATTCAGTCAACATCATTTCCAAACGTTATCCAGCAaccaataatattttaaaaaaaattaattaaaaaaatcaacaaaaaaaaaattttttttatcacttaAGGAAAAACAATGGTTTTATGtcagaaaaaaatattatcaatattatatggattttcttttataatgtCTAACTACAAATATGTTTACATGTATAAAGCTTTAACAAAAATGTATAGAGCatgaaaaaagtaaattacttttttttaaatgtacgTGCAATGAGATAATTTCCTTCTTCAAtgtcaataataataattttttatataaatgatcACATGAACTCAAAAAacgaattttttttttttcttatactTTGAAAAATTCccaatatttataatatcaattattcactttttaatttcatatatacaaacaattattaaaaaaaaattaactttcgTTTTTATACCTATGAATATATGTACATTTACTTATTTATTTCgttatgaaaaaataaaaatttttatcaatatgaTTTGTTAATgcctttttattatataaataaaaatgtttttatatgaaCAAATGAAAGTAACATataactataatttttttctttaattattttcaattaaaattaatagatCATATGGTTTTTCATTGTttgtaatgataaaaagtttttatcaAAGAACACTTAacattttaatgaaatttttcaaaataagcAAGTTTAGAATCAAAAATTTCTTGTATACCTTTCCACATTTCAATTTGATCAACTGATTGCTCTTGTCTTCTTAAATTATCCatttctttaattaataaagttttttcttCCTCTAATgatttttcttcattttcaAGTGATGGAACTAGTAAAtcatctttaattttattaacatattcCTGATGCCTTTCGACATTCCTTGATTCTTCAGATACCTGAGATGTTATTCTTTCAAGAAGGCCTtccattttatttatttccataatatcattatcattatctTTCTCTTgagaaagtttttttaatctatttattttttcatgaATAGACAACAATTGATCATTTAAAGTTGTtccttcattttttttaaattcaatttcattttccatatcattaataagttttttCAATTCATCTACATTACGTGTTTTAACTTTTCCAGTTTTAGGTCTTTCATATCCTTTAGGTTTGACAGGTTGCTTCAAAATTGTTTCTATtacaatttcttttttattttctttatcttttttaattatattccATTCTCTATTAAGAATATTAAGAGTTCCATTTAAAATTCCAATTTCACGTTTCATATTATCAATTGTtccttttctttttttatattcaaatgttttagctctaaattttgaaatatattttttcatttcaaCACTACTGACAACCTCCCCACCAccatatttttcttttaatctCTTCTTTTTTTCATTGAGTTCATTTTCTACTTCAGTTAGATCCTCTCTCCTTCTTTGAAGTATTTCTGCCAtaacacttttttttctagcaATATTAGCAGCTTGATGTCTATAAATAGATAACTTATCATCATTAGCTTCATCCTTATTATCTCTTTCTAATGTTAAATTCATAATATCAGCATTAagattatcaatatttttattcatttctAAAATATCTTCTTTAGTAATAGTTTTCATATTAGCAATTTGTGTCAAATCATGTATTATCCTTTGCTTATTTTCTATTTCTGGTTGTAATTTAtctgttaaaatatatgtataactatcaatttcttcttcaagatcttttattaattgtgaTGGATTcatgttatttatattattttctatttcattaatatctCTTTCAAGgcgtttttttttaccactataattagaaataaatgTTTCTTGTTCAAATTTTAATGCTCGATATTTTGTTCCCTCATCTTTAGCTATACGTAATTGTTTAgctaattttaaatatttttcataaccttttatattcataactttttttttaactttttcaaCTCTTCTATTCAATTGTTCTTTTTCTTGACTCATTgtatttaaatcatttttaatatcttgtATCAATAAACTGTCAAATTTAACATCTTTAACAGCTTTGTGAGTTTCTTTAAATTGTTCCATAACTTGATTAACTTCATTTTCAAGTTCAATAATCTCATCATCTTTGAATTCTGGAGGGATATTAACTTTTGTCAAATAATGTGATAAATATACACGTTCTCTGATTTTTTCTTGGTTTGTAAAAACCCAATATAAGATAGGgtatatataacatttctCTCCCTCAATTATACCAGTCCTCCAGTCTtgtctttaaaataatatatatatatataaaatgttaaagaaTAACAATGTCACAAAATAGTAAacatatatatcaaaaagaaaattatcctatttttaaacttttgttttaaggaatatttataaaattatttataatttaaaagtttgttaatttttttttttactatttataacaatattttaaaaaaaaaaatttttttaaaacatacaATTCATCTAAATCTTTTGGAGCTCTAA
This Strongyloides ratti genome assembly S_ratti_ED321, chromosome : 2 DNA region includes the following protein-coding sequences:
- a CDS encoding Intraflagellar transport protein 81 homolog, with the protein product MSVENIRKLVTFLNAPPFSKNLNLITFDSLKNDKLLQLLSDVLQWITNDSIIDIRSESAEETAIRIFNALRLIRFRAPKDLDELQDWRTGIIEGEKCYIYPILYWVFTNQEKIRERVYLSHYLTKVNIPPEFKDDEIIELENEVNQVMEQFKETHKAVKDVKFDSLLIQDIKNDLNTMSQEKEQLNRRVEKVKKKVMNIKGYEKYLKLAKQLRIAKDEGTKYRALKFEQETFISNYSGKKKRLERDINEIENNINNMNPSQLIKDLEEEIDSYTYILTDKLQPEIENKQRIIHDLTQIANMKTITKEDILEMNKNIDNLNADIMNLTLERDNKDEANDDKLSIYRHQAANIARKKSVMAEILQRRREDLTEVENELNEKKKRLKEKYGGGEVVSSVEMKKYISKFRAKTFEYKKRKGTIDNMKREIGILNGTLNILNREWNIIKKDKENKKEIVIETILKQPVKPKGYERPKTGKVKTRNVDELKKLINDMENEIEFKKNEGTTLNDQLLSIHEKINRLKKLSQEKDNDNDIMEINKMEGLLERITSQVSEESRNVERHQEYVNKIKDDLLVPSLENEEKSLEEEKTLLIKEMDNLRRQEQSVDQIEMWKGIQEIFDSKLAYFEKFH